One window of Methanogenium organophilum genomic DNA carries:
- a CDS encoding GMP synthase subunit A: protein MHPIYVVNNFGQFNHLILRMLRDLDIDAKMIKNDVPVAEVAESCRGIILGGGPDINRAGNAPAYVDTGLPVLGICLGLHIISTARGGSIRPGASGGFGGIEVTITDHDTILAGYPDTISVWASHGDEVAEVPEGFRVLATSPICGVEAMAHESESIFGIQWHPEVSHSVDGSRVYENFNALTLDRA from the coding sequence ATGCATCCCATATATGTGGTCAATAACTTTGGCCAGTTCAACCACCTCATCCTCAGGATGCTCAGGGACCTCGATATTGACGCAAAGATGATCAAGAACGATGTGCCTGTCGCAGAGGTTGCAGAGTCCTGCCGCGGCATCATCCTGGGTGGAGGGCCGGACATCAACCGTGCGGGCAATGCACCGGCATACGTTGACACCGGTCTTCCGGTTCTGGGCATCTGCCTCGGCCTACATATTATATCCACCGCCCGTGGCGGATCCATCCGTCCTGGTGCATCCGGCGGATTTGGCGGCATCGAAGTCACCATCACAGACCATGACACCATCCTCGCCGGATATCCGGACACAATCTCTGTCTGGGCATCCCACGGTGATGAGGTTGCAGAGGTGCCGGAAGGCTTCCGGGTGCTTGCCACATCACCCATCTGCGGTGTGGAGGCAATGGCCCACGAGAGCGAATCCATCTTCGGCATCCAGTGGCACCCGGAAGTCAGTCATTCTGTTGACGGCAGCCGTGTGTATGAAAACTTCAATGCACTGACCCTTGACCGGGCCTGA